A window of the Juglans microcarpa x Juglans regia isolate MS1-56 chromosome 5D, Jm3101_v1.0, whole genome shotgun sequence genome harbors these coding sequences:
- the LOC121265098 gene encoding xylan glycosyltransferase MUCI21-like has product MVRYHRLHHQWRKGDKHMEEDEESQALIMDCGTAGCYFKRTRPKLLSLLLLSLLSCSFLLAPHLFNSGSTLSLFDSFRVEKEGPVAHMDANTPMCSSISNGTICCDRSSIRSDICMMKGDIRTQSASSSVFLYISGETNAEGDKEIQHDKIKPYTRKWEKSVMDGIDELDLIANKLQFGNNHHCDVMHEVPAVFFSTGGYTGNVYHEFNDGILPLFITSQHFNRKVVFVILEYHSWWILKYGDVLSQLSDYPAIDFNGDKGTHCFPEAIVGLRIHDELAVDSSLMVGSKSIVDFRNLLDQAYLPRIMGLIQDEEREAHEKLVHKLSLSPTSSETSTKMEKGVQEEQSEKPKLLILSRNGSRAIINENLLVKMAEKIGFRVEVLRPDRTTEMAKIYRALNSSDVMIGVHGAAMTHFLFMKPGSVFIQVIPLGTEWAAETYYGEPARKLGLKYIGYEIVPKESSLYDKYDKDDPVLRDPKSVTQKGWEYTKTIYLDGQNVRLNLGRFRKRLVRAYNYYNAKTNHHVHLQSQ; this is encoded by the exons ATGGTGCGCTATCATCGTCTTCATCACCAGTGGAGAAAAGGCGATAAACATATGGAAGAAGATGAGGAGTCTCAAGCCCTTATCATGGACTGCGGAACTGCTGGTTGTTACTTCAAGAGAACCAGGCCCAAGCTTTTATCTCTTCTGTTGCTCTCTCTTCTTTCATGTAGCTTTCTATTAGCTCCTCACCTCTTTAACTCAGGATCGACTCTCTCCCTCTTCG ATTCATTTCGAGTAGAAAAGGAAGGCCCTGTTGCTCATATGGATGCAAATACTCCCATGTGTTCATCAATCTCAAACG GGACTATATGTTGTGATAGAAGCAGTATTCGTTCTGATATATGCATGATGAAAGGGGATATAAGAACGCAATCTGCTTCCTCTTCAGTCTTCCTTTACATCTCAGGAGAGACCAATGCAGAGGGAGACAAGGAAATCCAACACGACAAGATCAAACCTTATACACGGAAATGGGAAAAGAGTGTCATGGACGGCATCGACGAGTTAGACCTTATTGCAAATAAACTGCAATTTGGTAATAACCACCATTGTGATGTCATGCATGAAGTTCCGGCTGTGTTCTTCTCGACGGGGGGATATACAGGTAATGTTTATCACGAATTCAATGATGGGATTCTACCATTGTTCATTACTTCACAGCATTTCAACAGGAAGGTTGTGTTTGTCATTCTTGAATACCATAGCTGGTGGATTCTTAAATATGGAGATGTGCTTTCTCAACTCTCTGATTATCCAgcaatagattttaatggggACAAGGGAACTCATTGCTTCCCAGAAGCCATTGTTGGCCTGAGAATCCATGATGAGCTTGCCGTGGATTCATCGTTGATGGTGGGGAGTAAGAGCATTGTTGATTTTCGAAATCTTTTAGACCAAGCTTACTTGCCTCGAATTATGGGTTTGATCCAAGACGAGGAACGAGAAGCGCATGAGAAACTGGTGCACAAGCTTTCTTTGTCCCCAACATCATCAGAAACCTCAACGAAAATGGAAAAGGGAGTGCAAGAGGAACAATCAGAGAAGCCTAAGCTACTGATTTTGTCGCGGAATGGGTCCAGAGCGATAATTAATGAGAATTTGCTGGTGAAAATGGCAGAGAAAATCGGGTTTCGAGTTGAAGTGTTGAGGCCAGACCGGACCACAGAAATGGCAAAGATTTATAGGGCACTTAATTCAAGCGATGTCATGATTGGGGTACATGGGGCAGCCATgacacattttcttttcatgaaacCTGGCTCTGTGTTTATTCAAGTTATTCCACTTGGAACTGAATGGGCAGCAGAGACATATTATGGGGAACCTGCAAGGAAGCTTGGTTTGAAGTATATTGGCTATGAAATCGTGCCTAAAGAGAGCTCACTGTATGACAAATACGATAAAGATGATCCGGTTCTTAGAGACCCAAAGAGCGTTACTCAAAAGGGATGGGAATACACGAAGACTATCTATCTTGATGGCCAAAATGTGAGACTAAACCTCGGAAGATTTAGGAAGCGTTTGGTTCGCGCTTATAACTACTACAATGCTAAAACGAACCATCATGTTCATCTCCAATCACAGTga